The DNA window CGAGATCTTCTTCACGGCCGCGTGGGAATTCGCCCTCCACCAGGACTGGGCTCTGACAGGTGAGAGAGAGGTGACGTTTCTTTGAGTTTCTTAgcgttttttcctctctttttatggAGCTTGTTTGTTCCCAAAGGTAGGTGCTGTTATTACTTGCAATAACTTGTGTTTTGTCAGTAATATTCGTTGGTATACAGGCGCATGTGAAGCATAGATTATATTGGATAGACTCAGATGTACTGGCTCTGATATCTTTTGGAATAAAACTTCTAAgtatttttgtcttatatatatatatatatatatatatatatatatatatatatatatatatatatatatatataatatatgtgtgtgtgtgtgtgtgtgtgtgtgtgtgtgtgtgtatcagcatTAGCTCGTTTTCTTTGAAAACAGTATAAtggtcactaccacattcatacttaaatGGGCagtttatagtgtatatatacatatctacgtGTGcgtgcatttaatatatatatatatatatatatatatatatatatatatgatatgacattttttatcacaccgtgatttatatacgatcatgaagctacaaatatcgcttaatatcaaatccacgctacctcaggaatatccccgatggggaattatcaccgaaggaatttataagtgataaatggacgggcactgccgagtctcgatcccacgacacagacgcgcatccagcgaatccagtcgacgctaaccactgagctatcaagagagatataagttaacgccgagtctggtgtactttatttacccgtcgagagtggggaaattgtacttagcttcggcattaacccaccccgaccatgatagttctttggtacgtttggaacacgcagctctttttatgacattttttttatcacaccgtgatttatatacgctggatgcgcgtctgtgtcgtgggatcgagactcggcagtgcccgtccatttatcacttataaattccccttcggtgataattccccatcggggatattcccgaggtagcgtggatttgatattaagcgatatttgtagcttcatgatcatatatatcatatatatatatatatatatatatatatatatatatatatatatatatatatatatatatatatatacagtatatatatatattattgtgtgtgtgtgtgctcacgggcgcgtttatatatgcataaatatatattaaattacgttatgaaatttttatgcgTGTGAGCGCGCGTACCCGCGTATTCCTTTCCAGCGTAATAATATGCAAAAAGTAAAGATGCACCCTAAATTTCATTACGCAAACAGCGACGTACTTATATCTATGTCAACATCGTCAGTCCAGCGTTAGAGTTCAACCCAGAGAGCAAATATTAACATTGCATTTGTCGCTACAATACACCTGTTGACGATTTGGAACTGAAAAGAATTTTGTTCTCGTGGTTTTATTCAGTTCCTggtgaattttgaataaaattagtatataaaatattactgtttCAGCATAAATATATTATGGCGttaactttttttctatctttcaatctaaaaactatagtagattcCATAATTATTAATTAGAACACTAACAATTTTATTACAGAAGGTCATTGAGAAAGTTGCGTACGCAAGAGCATATACAGTGATGAAGTTTTTAAGCTAACATGgctaaaccaatatatatatatatatatatatatatatatatatatatatatatatatatatatatatatatatatatattatatatatacatgtgtgtgtgtgggcgtgtgtgtgcgtgtattatatacaggtatatatatatatatatatatatatatatatatatatatatatatatatatatatacatacatacatacagacacggATTGACATTACAAGTCACGTGACCCTGAATGGtatataacatactgtactaAAATACATCATTGCCTACACTTAGTTTACTACGTAATATTCCTTCCTGAGGGCTGTTCATAAGAATTAAAACTCGTGTCGGCATAGGGCCGACTTAATTTAACCAAACACGACATCAAAAAAGCAACAACGATAAGTTTTTCCATACATATCAGAAAGATAAGTTTTTTAGCTTGAATGAAAACAGCTTACAGTACTTTACTACACAGTATCCTTTCCTGCGCGTTGCTTAAGTGAATAACCTAACAAACGCACCCACAGTAACAACCTAAAGGAGTACCCTAACTAACAAACGCACCCACAGTAACAACATGAATGAGTAATCTAGCTAACAAACACGCCTACAGTATCACATGAATGAGTAACCTAGCTAACAAACACGCCTACAGTATCACATGAATGAGTAACCTAACTAACAAACACACCCACAGTAACAACATAAATGagtaacaaaacaaacacacccacataacaacataaatgagtaacaaaacaaacacacccaCATTAACAACATAATTGAGTACCCCCAACAAACGCACCCACACTAACAACATAAATGAGTAACCTAACAAACACACCCACAGTAACAACATAAATAGTAATAGAACAAACACATCCACAGTAACAACATAAATGAGTAACAAAAACACACCACAGTAACAACATAAATGAGTAACCTAATCCAACAAACACACCCCTATAGCAGCAACATGAATGAGTAACCTAACAAACACACCCACAATATCAACATGAATGAATAACAAAACAACCACACCCACTGCAAcaacatgaatgaataaatgaactaaCAAACGCGCCCACAGTAACAGCAATAAAATCTCGACTCTGTCCTCAGGTTGCACGAGCGTGTGGTCACTCTTCATCTACGGCGTGGGAACTCTGGTCGGGGAAAAGTTCTACCGGCGGTTCCACGCGACGGTTCCGCTTCTCATCCGCGGGTTGGTCTACGTCGCGTGGATCTACCTGTGGGAATACACGACAGGTAAGCTGCAGGTGTCAGTCCGTTGATTAATGGTCTTTTTAAGGCAGGAAGCTGGCTCACAGAACCATAGGACTAAGGCAAAGATCTTGTATTGTAGAAGAAATTAGTTACTTGAACTTGTCAAGAAATTTAGGTGAGGTGTTTGGTGGGATACGATTGGTCACAATAAGGCATAAAATCCAGCCCAAATAGACGAGGAAGGCTGAACACAGGGTTAAATGGCCCCTCCCCCTTTGCGTTGTAACCTAAATTAGAACTTGCAGGTCTAGTGTAGCGGTGATGGGTCCCAGTAAGGTCGTAGTGCAATGGGGTGTCTAATTAcaaatagttattttatttttcgctgAATGGTCTCAGATTTAAACTAGCTTGTAAATCCACTAGACTCGTAGGTAAAGCCAGATTATGTGCAAAagctaatgatgatgattatgatgagagctcatagtaatgataattattgtgATAATGACTTCGGATGCTTCATAGATTCATTGGTTATCGATGTGCTTAATGTGGCGTTTGCGCgcattttgtgcatatattaatacattttgcAGATAAGTATGTGTGAAGACAGGCACGTATCTGGAAGAGTATTAGGATTAACATTTTCTAAGTGCAGATACACATaccatgtgcatatatatataacacaaagaatgaatgattgaatgaattcCTCCGCATTGATTCTACCGCTGTTATAAAAGTGGAACAGTCTTACTGAGGATGTAACtgaaagttcaagcggagattcagtgcattactaccctaatactgttcttcttgtatttaataatttactcccattttttatctattttttattagtttgttagttcgtttttatattttaataactgatttgtactttctgtgtttcccattaccttatgTTAATTCTTTCGAATGACCACCGTATtatttggcagcttgaatttcaagtcaatggcccctttggtgggcttgttccttatgaataggggtttatcttctgaataataataataataataataataataataataataataataataataataataataataataataataataactacgaaGTAAGTTGGAATTGTTTTTATCCGTCTTTCAAACCAATAACACAATACAGACACACCTGCTCCATGCACAGACAGGTTTTCCTAAATGGGACTGCGTTGTGCATTATAATGGATGTAGACAGTCTCACTTACGAGTACTCACGTATGTATAGAGTACGAGTACCTGTATACATTGTCTTTAGGCTCAGTGATCTCATCTGGAAGTCTTTGGCATCTTTGGTCTCcatcttcctttattttcattttacttctatAATTTGATGTTTTCCTTTCGAATCCAATTATTCCTCTCACgaaattacatacatactgtacatacatacatatgtatgtatgtatgtatttaattacCTGTGAATGTAAATCTGTATGTAAGTACCTGTGATTCACATCTAGAGACCAGTATCTATACCCCTCTTTCTCCTCAGGTCGCATACTACGGATGTACGACGCGTGCCCCTGGGACTACACGGAGAGGCGGTACAATGTCCATGGCCTAATCACCCTGGAGTATTTCCCCGCCTGGTACACGGCTTCCATCCTGACCGAACAACTGATCATCCACAACGTGTTGTTCCTCTCCCTCTGTCCGCAAGACAGTCACAACAGATTGAACCAGAAGGGTTAATGTTAACGATTCTCTGGACATCTAGGCCTAGGTCCTGTCTAGGCCTAACCCTCCGGGTACATTCTGGTATACCCCCACCTAGGGGGACGCAACCCGTGAACAAATTATGCGAGCcgcattgtttttttcttcttttttttaacagtgtCGTTTTCCCACCGATGTTATGGTTCGTTGTTGAAGTTTTAACCGAAGTTTAGTTACAGACATTCCGTGATTCTGAAGCTACAAGATGAAGtgatttcgttctctctctctctctctctctccctctccccgaaAAGTACGTTGTTGcatgaatacaaaataatgtaactcctctctctctctctctctgtctgtctgtctgtctgtctgtctctctctctctctgccatcttcttcttcttcttcttgagaaatTACGTTGTTGTCGCAATACaaagtgataaagttatatatctctttctctgtataaAAGTGCGTTGGTTTATGAatactaaataatataataaattctctctctctctctctctctctctctctctctctctctctctctctctctctctcttcgtgaaaAATTACGTTGTCTCAATactaaatattaatttctctcttatcTCTGTACAGAAGTGCGTTGAATTATAAACactaatataacaaatttttctctctctctctctctctctctctctctctctctctctctctctctctctctctctctcgttagctgtCTGTagacattcataatatataaaccTTTGTACATATAAGACTATCTAGTACTAATAATGTCGAAAAAGAAAATTCGAGGAAGAAAAAGCGATGTAACAATTCTGACCGAATGACTTGTTGATTGATTGTGATTGATTCTGGCGTCATGACAACTGCTGACCAAATGAACTTGGTATAAAATGTAAGGACTGTGAAATGTATCATGATAAATACATCGAGATAAAACGCGGAaacaggagaatctggaagaatTCCCAAATAAAATCGTAAATGATGAAGTATTGAAACgaacaaatatgaaatatatttactcttcctCACGAAactaataaaagtttaaattaaagAATATCACTGAATTGAAAAATCAAGATCTGTGAATAGacgaatttattaaaaaaaaagatgattttgaAAGACACAAAATTCACaggaagaattttaaaataatttttctatagaCGTATGGATATTAGATCTACGGGAGTTAACGGATCAAGCAATATGTACCTTGCGAATTTAGGCCTATTTTATGAAGCAAAATGACTCTCCTAAAAGTTTCATGGCTAAGTGACGCGAATTTCATAagtcaaattattaaaaacaccGTATGAAATAAGTTGAATAAAAAAGGAGGGCGAGAGAAAATTTATGCCAAACTTCGGGAAAGGTAGTGGAAaaacaaaacacgaaaaataaatataaagcaatttCGACCCTGGACAAAATATTGAACAGGTAGAATTGCCAGGTGTGATAACAAACCGCTAGAATAGGACTTTTGGGTGATTTTGGCCTCATGAGAAACATGAAGGTAAAATCAAGTGTACGTGAAGGACTAAGAACAACTATCGCTGGCTATCCGAGCGTTTAATGTTATTaagttgctttttttcttttctttcatgttcGGACGCTTAGCATAAAAAGGTAGCCatttctcatcatcattatcaccgtCTTTGTTTCACATCGTACATCCCTCAGTTTGTAAAGCCGTTACACTCTTCCTCTTCATATCAAATTGTAAACATCCATTAAAACAACTTTCGTTATCAGCCACTCACCCACCACGAAAGCGCGTGAATGCCCGAGTTCCTTTCTTCAGTACCCGCACTAAATTGTTCATTTGTCACTGTCATTCGCACACCATTCCATTCCCACTATTcatctccctctcctttttctccAGCCTCGCATCATAAAAGAAGTATCACTCTGTCTAGAATATACGTCTCGTCTCCATGAACTACAAACTTATGTTCCTGATATTCCCTGAACAATTCTTGTTATCTTCTCTGAATGATATTATCACCTCCTATTGTAGATATTTTCTCGTGCCTTTCGGTTCCTGAActgttttgtcttcttcttcttcttcatgctaAATTGCGCCAAGTTCTCGTCTCTCATCTGTTTCTTAGCTCCTTTTGCCATTGCATTCGACAGCATCGTTGATCAGCTAATTTCCGCTTCCCATCACGCAACGTCTTGCctttcattttatacataaatttcctttccttctcacATTATAGTTGCATAATGAAACGCGCTCTGTTTACAAACTTTGGAttcaaacagaaaagaaaaacgtagatgatgaatattttcactgcaaacgtaaaaactgttttttttttctttaattcggAGTGACATACTTCACACCCAATTGCCTTCGAGCGGaaatggtttattttcatttccctgcAATTTCGTCCACTTGTCCCTGTTCCTCCCTTCTCCAGCCTACTTTCTTAAAGCAGACTTCTGTTTCTATATTAATCTTTCTTGCTTTACTTgttcaaattgaaaaaaattacactgaaaacCTTGGAAGCCACGTTCTTTACATTCTTTTCCACCGATAAATACGAAGTTTGACATCAAGAGTCAGGAGCATTAGAAGTTAAGCGCTAATTCTCACTGAAGACTCCGACGTGTGACAAACTGACAACAGAAGTCGCGGGAAAACTTTGGTAGCAGAGTTGATGAACGCAACGCCTGACGTCAGAGAAGTCGTACCAACTTGTTTAGTAGTTTTCTTGCGGAACAGTTAGTCTCACGAAAGTGCGAGAGAAAGCAGTGTCATGGATTTGATAAAGTTTCACTGTGTGAAAGCTTTCCTCCGAACGCTAATGATAAGCAAACCAAAGGAAGACTAGCGAAGACAAATTTAGACCTATATATCTGTCGGAGCAGGCATAGGCCTAAAGACTGCACCATTTTCGCGCGCTTGACTTTATGACTCTACGTTAGCCATAACTAAAACGATTATAATGAAGTGTATTAGCCAAGTATTGTACGTCCACTCACCAGATGGTCGATTATAGTATTAAATACTGAAAGCACGGACGTAATATCTCTATCACGAGGCGGATTTCATCGATttcagccacgtaaaacaaaaaaaaagagaagaaccAAATAGAACCGATACAGTGATAAGCGTTTCCTCCCAGATAACGCTTTAGTATCACCTTTTGCATTTTTAACTTTGAAGCATGTTAATACTTAAATTAGACTTAAAACAATCTTGTAGTCGTAAGCATCAGTTTGTACAGTTAACTTGTTCCAATTATTTACTCGTttcgttaaaaatataaaagactacTTTAATCTGTTGTATCATCAGAcgttttatttaattactgttgttgttgctcttgtttttcatttacaaatttttgtACGGGATCAATTTTGTTTGAAACTTCAGTCACGTGACGTTGACtgtttacataatttattcatttcagttaaAAGTGATTATGATGAATCTTATCATGAGTCCTTTGTAATGACTGTTATcagtctttttactttttctttattaatatctgCTTTAATATCAAGGTACTTTATcaagtttcatttgattttatctgACATACACCAGAAGACATCAGTCATTTTGTGctaaattgttaaataatatcaaagttttataataattattgggCAATTATCCTTCATGCTTAATATACTTTTTCCTAAGTGAGAATCCTTTTTCTCTATTACTTAATTTTTGCGAATTTAAAAAAGTGAcattcctttatttaaaaaattaaatccttcTATCTGTCTATAATTATTTGTTGGTTGAGAATAATTTTAATCTTGATCGTCATTTGTTAAGCAAAGAATATCTCTATTTTTATAACCAATACTTTGATTggatttttacttgttatttgttaAGCGTGAATCCTATCTATTAATTATTCCAATTTGCTGAGTGAGAATCATTTTATATTGTTGTcgaataattgaaataatttttgttgccTGACAATCTATCGTTAAGTGCTAgtctcatattttatttgtagtaATTTGTCAAATgaaactcctttatttttttgtatcatcaTTTACTAAGTGACGTAACTTTGCCACTTTCATCATAAGATAGTCAGTCATCCTTAACTAGAATCAGTTTTCCACTTCTCCGGTTAAAGGAAATTGTAGGCCAAATAGCGATTAAATACGATTCTAAGGACCCTCAAGGTTGTTCTAGGAGATTTAACATATATACGATTACATGTATCTCAACTATATTAGACGGCATGCTAAGTAGTTTTTAAACTATAAAGGTGATAGGGTTTACAAGTATTTACACGGATAACAGATCTTTTTACCACAGAAATGTCAAACTCAATTTTTTCCAACTCAgaaattgatgttttttttaatggtaccccctaaaaagtgtttttgtgtgtgtgtatgtatgttttataagtGTACTCAGATCTCACGTACATCTCTGGTAACAAGTACAAATAATGTGAGTTATCTTGTTAAAAGGCAGGCAGTTAATAGATGGTTTCAATAACAAATGGTTGTTTAAGTTATCGTGGAGCTTACGTACTGCTGACGCCACAAAATGATATAACAGTAACAAAAAACGGTCTATTGTAGGCAAGCATCACCTAACTGACAACCTAGTCTCTTCCTGTAGGCCTACCTCTTCGAAGTACGCGTATAAGATCAATTCGTTCGCAACTCTTTTCATTCGTGATCCATAAAATTCTATAGGTCAGACAAATTCCTAGTTGGAAGTCGGAGTAATTTCTTGTTTAAGTATCACCTAACTGTCAATTTAGTCTCTTCCTGTAGGCCTATCTCTTCGAAGTTCGCGTATAAGATCAATTCATTCGTAACTTTTTTCATAAGTGATTCATAAAATTCCGTAGGTCATCCTAAGTCCTCTGTGAAATTCGAGGCGACTGCTGATTTTCTTGTTTACGTTAAGGGGAATTAGTCTTATACCCTGTGAATTACGTTCAGAGCATCGAACTCTTGAATACATTGTAGGCTGTTAAACTGGTTATGTCACAACATGCATAATActgtaatgattataataataagacCGCAAGTACGAGGGTCTGAATGTAATTCACTGTATCGAAACTGTCAATCATGTTCAAATCCGCGAGTTTGTGGCTTCTTAACATCTTCCAAATGTTTATTAACTGTAGGTCAACTTTAAAATGCctagtgaaacaaaaaaaaattgcaaatgattTGCATCTGAAAGAATGTAGTAACATCACTCGTGTTAACATAAAGACGTCAGTGTATACCTCCTGTTACATTAATGATATAGTCTTAATATGCTGATATTGTAGCTGAAATTCACTTGTGGACACCACAATAAGTCTCGGGCTTGCAGATGAATACTTTTAAGTAATAAATTTTAGAATTGGTCATATTCCTAAAAACAAAAGGAGAGTATTTTGTCCATCATATCCATAACTGCAAATAAACACAAGCTTTTATTTACACTATTTTTTAGGGGAGTTTCACTTCTGACGCTGTATAGACTAACGGAGATGCAACTAAACAGGGTTTCATGGCCGCTAACGTCAACTTGCCTTTCATACACACAACAAAAGTAGACGATTTCATCTAAGGGTAACTTTAGCATTTGTTCACAGAAACAGATGAACATCAACCCTTCACCGCCAATTCAAAGTAGAGTCTTTAGGTCCAATTCTTTAACAGAGAGTCCTGTGAGGTGTCGAAGCGCCTTGTCTTCGCGGTCTTTTCGAAGACTATCGGATTCCTTTTTTTGCATGCACGGAataatactattactattactactactattactactgttattaGAGTTCCATTACATCCACAGGTACGAGTGATAGTTATTAAAATTGTGAAATACACCACGCTTCTATccaaagtgtttaaaaaaataataaatgaagtttgTTCGCTGTTCATTTGTTATCGAACATTTTTCTTATCCAAGAGGAAAAATGTTTACAATCAGACGTCAatcgtgaatttaaaaaaaataaatcttaggtGTTCCTAAGCACTGGTTGTTAATGTTGATCAAGAATGTATTTTTGAATACCTGGTTGTTAAGtgttttgaaaagtattttggCGCACATGAATATTTATATCATGATTTATTGTTTGATGGTGTAATtcgaaataaaaactatataatcttttataaatAGTCGTCATTCCTGACCTGAGCGTCttcatttattagtatttttaaaatttttggttttgtaGCGACGAAGCTGAATTGTTACAATAGGCCTACCTCTCAGACAAGGCCTCAAGATTGTCGATTGgatctttttaaaatattctgttaACAGGAAATGAATCAAGGTTGCTTTCGCCCAGTAGGAGTCTACCTTGATTTTgccctttttctttattgatcTAAGGCCAAGTTCCTTAAACTGACTCCCTAACAATATGTTCGAGATATATTACTGGGTAAATCTTAAAAGGTTAAAGAGTAGACTGAACTTAAGGTGGTAATTTTATTCGATATATAACTTTTGACGACGAACAAATTAGTAGGGACTAAGTCTTGAAAAATGTACATTACCCTGAGGAGCAACTTCAACCACTCGTTCAACTCAATGGAACAGAATACTTGTTTATGCATGTAAAATTGAATACCGTTATCCTACACGTATATACGGTTTAATAAACATTTGAAACGCATCGGTATTGAAATTAAGTTATGAAAGAGTCCTCATCCAAAattaccttacctaacctaagcCAGTGACGCCATATCGACGCATTTAACCCAATGGAAATTGGCATCAGATCCCGTCTAATGCATCCgcaaatatcttttgaaattttttaaaataaaaaattaacaataatcgTTGTTGTCTTCAAGGGACACGCTCTGTTTTCTAGCATAAGCCCACATAGTACGGTGGAATTTGGAATAGTACACGGCCTTCTGACCTAGCCTGGGCTTTATGTTATAGTATAAGGCCTTCTGGCCAAGCCTATAGCCTTTCTGGAATACTACAAGGCCTTCTGACCTAGCCTAGCCTTGCTGGAATACAAGGCCTTCTGACCTAGCCTATTCTTTCTGGAATACTATAAGGTCTCCTGACCTAGCCTACCCTTTCTGGAATACTACAAAGCCTTCATAGTCAGCATTCTTGGCTGATGAACTTTATGAACGCTCGATATTATAGAATATCTCAGAACGGTTTTGATAACCAGATTTCACAGTACTAGTTGTCAGGGTGAGACAGGGAGGCCATTTGTCCCccaaaaattttgggaaactgaaattatgaaaatcttgCAGGTAACATTCGACAGGTGCATAGCTACTAATAACAAAATACCTACTGTGCATACTGTgtaattaaaaacaagttaaaagcattaaactttatgaaaaaacaaacttacaaatggGATAAATGATTATCGATAAAACTAAATGATATATGTACAACACTTGCGAATCTATAATACATATGACTCACGCTTCCCAGTTTATGACGCTGACTGATAACTGTGCTTCAACGTAACAATAGTAATCGTTCTTTCACAAATGCAACAAATGAACAACGATGAGGGGGTATACGCCGTATTGAAAGATGCATAAAAATACGTCTCGGCTGCATCTCGCCCTCACAGGAAGACCTGCGGCGTTTCCCGCCGTGGTTGTTGCTCTGTGTGACGCCTCCGTATGGGCAGAACTTGCCGTTGTTTTACCTGTTGTGGAAACAGTACTCGTTCTCTTTTTTGTAGGTGAAGGCAACGTTGTCGAATCTTCATCATCGCCCATATACGTAAAAAAGGTTCCACTGTCCGGATCAGTAGTTGTTTCATTCTCGGATGTTGGTATTGCCGTGACGTTATGATCCTCATGCTCGTCGTGAAACGTAATGGTCGCCTTGAATCCTCTGGGAACAGAAGTGTCTGTCACGTCGTAGTATATGTCGACTTCGTTCGTCGTAGATATGTAGATGTGCAGTTTCTGGAAGTCTTCGCCGCATATTCTGCAAATGTGGGGATtagaaggaaattattattatcgttagaAACCCTTTATACTTGATTTACAAATGAAGCCTAAAAACTTGAAAGCGACAGCAAATTGAATTTGTTGGTGGTGTCTTCGAAACTGCACGCTATAATGAGCCTAGTTTTTTTAATTGGCAGTCCATTCTAGCATTTTGGAAGGACTTTTACTAATAAGAGAATACCTTGGAGAGCCAGACACTGTTTTAATTAAGAGGTTATTAACTATCATAAATAACACAAGGATATTCCAAATAGAGATCTCTCAGCCAGTACTGGAGATCATTACTGGAAAAGTTTTCATAATCGGTCTAAACCGACTCCAAGCTAACAGTTGCTCAAAATGAAGTAAGGTATCTTCATCTGATTATTCATCCCGTATGGTTTATCGCTTCAGAATCGTTAACACACAGAAAGCTATGA is part of the Macrobrachium rosenbergii isolate ZJJX-2024 chromosome 41, ASM4041242v1, whole genome shotgun sequence genome and encodes:
- the LOC136826986 gene encoding transmembrane protein 229B-like; its protein translation is MTTTTITPCHSTLPEPELNVWLRLYIYGIHGFLIEIFFTAAWEFALHQDWALTGCTSVWSLFIYGVGTLVGEKFYRRFHATVPLLIRGLVYVAWIYLWEYTTGRILRMYDACPWDYTERRYNVHGLITLEYFPAWYTASILTEQLIIHNVLFLSLCPQDSHNRLNQKG